From one Parambassis ranga chromosome 5, fParRan2.1, whole genome shotgun sequence genomic stretch:
- the LOC114435766 gene encoding butyrophilin-like protein 2, translating into MGSEDGFLSSALTLITFLLILIVTCVEAQYWIIGSPKTVMAAPGDDVILTCRLEPELNLAERTVEWLKPDLPPDPRDRLKGEEYVHQYRDAGEVLDLQMEAYRGRTMMFKDELKHGNISLKIFNVSEKDGGRYRCYIPKLKGWTQSSIVSLIIDRDLTKTGTTETTLFSTNLQTTGPKEDLNDLGGLSHRSRLIPLVVFLVLLVLGVGSGLYVFVSKLQKSEVSKVPPL; encoded by the exons ATGGGCAGTGAGGACGGttttctctcttctgctctGACTCTGATCACTTTTCTACTCATTCTCATCGTCACATGTGTGGAAG CTCAGTATTGGATCATCGGCTCACCTAAGACCGTTATGGCTGCtccaggtgatgatgtcatcctgacATGTCGCCTGGAGCCTGAGTTAAACCTGGCAGAGCGGACAGTGGAGTGGTTAAAGCCCGACCTGCCACCTGACCCCAGAGACCGGCTGAAAGGAGAGGAGTATGTCCATCAGTACAGGGATGCTGGAGAGGTCCTGGACCTGCAGATGGAGGCGTACAGAGGGAGGACCATGATGTTCAAAGACGAACTCAAACATGGAAACATATCGCTCAAAATCTTCAATGTCTCAGAGAAAGACGGAGGAAGATACAGATGCTACATCCCAAAGTTAAAGGGATGGACTCAGTCATCGATCGTTAGTCTGATCATTG ACAGAGACTTGACTAAAACAGGGACAACAGAGACGACACTGTTCTCCACAAACCTCCAGACTACTGGTCCAAAGGAGGATTTGAATG ATCTTGGTGGTTTGTCTCATCGGAGCAGGCTGAtccctctggtggtcttccTGGTCCTTCTGGTCCTCGGTGTTGGATCTGGTTTATACGTGTTTGTGTCAAAGCTCCAAAAATCAGAA GTCAGTAAAGTCCCTCCACTCTAG